The genome window TTGGCTGAtccatgtcttcttcctttctgtcttccctctAGCAACAAACAATTGTGAGTATTCTCTGAATTAGATTTGAGGGGCTCTAAGTTACTTTGGGGTTAACCCAAGTCCAGTGGtcttggggtggtggtggctgctgATCAGGAGCCTCAGAACAGCAATCTTGCCTTGGCTGACCTGTGGGATTGGTACTGGTGGGAAGAAGGGAACTGGCTCAAGTCAGGGTGCACATTGGTGTACCAAAGGGCTCACTTTCACCCTCTCCCTTCTAGCCTCCGTCTGCTAAGTATGGTGGGCGGCATACAGTCACTATGATCCCAGGGGATGGCATCGGCCCGGAGCTCATGTTACATGTTAAATCCGTATTCAGGTATGGAGGGCCTGGACTTTCTTCCCTTACCTTCTCTCCCAGAGAGTGTTATACCACACACCAATCTGGAAGCACCCAAGAACTTTGTGCCAAGAAGCACAGGGAATCCAGAAGCCCACCATCTGGTACTTTTGCCCAAGTACCCAGTGGGGTGGAAAGCCTGCTTGTAAAGCCAGGTCTTGCATCCCAATGTTTCTCATCCTGCTAGACTGACCTGGGTACAAGAAAAGTAGCACCAGTCCTGTAGGGGTCAAGTGTGACCCTTATGTTTGGCATGGATGGGTCCAGTTTCCTCTTAGCTGGAGCCAGGTCAAGGTGGAAAGCAGCAGGGAAGAGACTGATAAAGGCTTCAGGAGAGGGTGTGGAAGGCCCTAGGCAAGCCTTTTTAGCCTAACTTTACTGCAGACATGCGTGTGTGCCAGTGGACTTTGAAGAGGTGCATGTGAGCTCTAACGCTGATGAGGAGGATATCCGAAATGCCATCATGGCCATTCGCCGGAACCGTGTGGCCCTGAAGGGTGAGCCCAGGGACCAGGTTGGGGTGCTATGTGTGATTCCTTTTGCCTGTATAGTGACTTTTGTGGATCCCCATGGTTCCAATTTCAGGGATTTTTCTGGTTATTGATGACTCTTATTCTTAGCATCTGGGTAGAAACTTCTGTGGGCTGTTGACAGTATGGTTCTATTATTTCAATGGCCTGTGTAAGCTTGCTCAGTAGcttcctcccacctctttctTCACTGAGGCATGCCTCTGCTGGAATATGCTTTGACCCacagatttttttccaaaaacgAAAGATCAGAGATGTAGTTTacccctgtgcctgctgccttgACTCCAAGTGGCATAGTCATGGACATAAGCATTCTAATAATCCTCCCTGAGGTTTGCCTTGATTGGGTGGCACAACCTTAAACTAATAATCATTTTATGAAGTTTAACCCATTCACTGCTCTGTGTGAAGAATATGTTGGcggccgggcggcggtggcgcacacctttaatctcagcactcgggaggcagaggcaggcggatctctgtgagttctaggccagcctggtctacaagagctagtgccaggacaggctccaaagctacagagaaaccatgtctcgaaaaactaaaaaaaaaaaaaaaaaaaatatgttggcaTTGAATGGGCCTTAAACAATCCACAGGGTGCCATAAGCACTGGGTGAAGTCAGTCTGGGAACACcttggaggcagggacaggtggtcCTGCTGGACTACCAAAAAAGACTTTTCTGCTTGTCATGATCTAATCACCTTCTAGCAGATACTACCTCACTGATCTCACTGggcctctgtttttcttctctagaTATCTGGGGCACTCTGGCCCAGACATTCTGTGGCCTAGTTGGGACCTTTTTCAGGCAGCCCCCACCTGCCCCTGAGCTGGGCATGAAGGCCTGGCAGTAACCCTAACCAAGGTCACCTTGTTGGCCCCAGCATGGACAGCCAATTTAGTCATATACAGGAATGGTCACTCTGTGGAGCTAGCCTAGGTAGTAAATGGCACGGTGTCCTGGCTAGCTGTCaagcatatttattaatttatttagtaaatatttactgagtacctactatgtgccaggtgCTTGTCAAAGTTCTTGAAACTCAtcatgggtctctctctctctctctccccctcctctttctctctctctctctctctctctctctctctctctctctctctctctctctcacatacacagatacatacatacacacacatgcatacgtatACATCCCTTTGAACCTCATGGAGCTCACAATGGCAGTTACATCATAGAGTTCAAGGAAATATTTTGCTCCTGAAAATGGTCTTCTCCAGTTCTCCAGCTGGATCAACCTTTGGTGAACGTTCTCTGGGCCAGATAGGGGAATATGGCAATGCAGCTGAACCCAGAAGATCCCTTTCTAGCTTGcctatcttgtttgtttttgttctgtagGCAACATCGAAACCAATCATAACCTGCCACCATCTCACAAATCCCGAAACAACATCCTTCGGTGAGAGTCATGTATACAGCATCGTGGCTCTTTGAAGACCAGGGTGGGCTATGCTGGCATTCATGACCCTGTTACTAATTGGGCCTGGTTTGACTTTCTCCCTGTCACCCTCCCAGCACCAGCCTAGATCTCTATGCCAATGTCATCCACTGTAAGAGCCTGCCAGGAGTGGTGACCCGGCACAAAGACATAGACATCCTCATTGTGCGGGAAAACACAGAGGGAGAGTACAGCAGCCTGGAGCATGAGGTAGGCAAAGCTACTTGATCCTCTTGGGTGGATGGTGATGATTATGGCCAGAGTCATAGTTGAGAGAGCttcagaaacaaggaaaaggTGCCCCTACTCAAGGAATTGGAAAAGCCAAATATACTTAGTGATAAGGCTGCATCCTGTGGTACTCCCATTAAGCCCTttgttgtcccctgacctcttcTCAGAGTGTAGCAGGAGTGGTGGAGAGCCTGAAGATTATCACCAAGGCCAAGTCCCTGCGCATTGCTGAATACGCTTTCAAGCTGGCCCAGGAGAGTGGGCGTAAGAAAGTTACGGCTGTGCACAAGGCCAACATCATGTATGTATACTCCATACCTTTCTGCCTACTTTGAACAGGTGCAAGGGCCTACTCAGGTCCACCTGCGGGGTCTAGGGTATCAGTGACCACGCTCAGGACTGTATCCTGTTGTCCCTGAGGCTCTGTGTCCTCACTATAGTGCATCCCTAGAAGAGGCAAGATAGATGGGGTTATGcttgtttttccatatggagAACAGGTTATAAATTAGTCCTCAGGGTTCCATGGTTCTCTGTACACCCTATTTCTCCTATCCAACTGACTGTAGTGAGAGGCCAAGCTGGTGTCTTGTATCCTCTGTCATCTAGGAAACTGGGCGATGGACTCTTCCTCCAGTGCTGCAGGGAGGTGGCAGCCCGCTACCCACAGATCACCTTTGACAGCATGATTGTGGACAACACAACAATGCAGGTAGGTAATCAACCCAGCTGGCCCCATAGCCTTCTGCCCACCCTTGGTTCTCAGGGCTTATACAACTCGGCTCGCTTCTTTTCCCACAGCTAGTATCCAGGCCTCAGCAGTTTGATGTCATGGTGATGCCTAATCTCTATGGAAACATCGTCAACAACGTATGTGCAGGGCTAGTTGGAGGCCCGGGCCTTGTGGCTGGAGCCAATTATGGC of Microtus ochrogaster isolate Prairie Vole_2 unplaced genomic scaffold, MicOch1.0 UNK129, whole genome shotgun sequence contains these proteins:
- the Idh3g gene encoding isocitrate dehydrogenase [NAD] subunit gamma, mitochondrial isoform X1, with the translated sequence MALKVAIAAGGAAKAVFRPALLCRPWEVLGANDAPRRSISSQQTIPPSAKYGGRHTVTMIPGDGIGPELMLHVKSVFRHACVPVDFEEVHVSSNADEEDIRNAIMAIRRNRVALKGNIETNHNLPPSHKSRNNILRTSLDLYANVIHCKSLPGVVTRHKDIDILIVRENTEGEYSSLEHESVAGVVESLKIITKAKSLRIAEYAFKLAQESGRKKVTAVHKANIMKLGDGLFLQCCREVAARYPQITFDSMIVDNTTMQLVSRPQQFDVMVMPNLYGNIVNNVCAGLVGGPGLVAGANYGHVYAVFETATRNTGKSIANKNIANPTATLLASCMMLDHLKLHSYATSIRKAVLASMDNENMHTPDIGGQGTTSQAIQDIIRHIRIINGRAVEA
- the Idh3g gene encoding isocitrate dehydrogenase [NAD] subunit gamma, mitochondrial isoform X2, which codes for MALKVAIAAGGAAKAVFRPALLCRPWEVLGANDAPRRSISSPPSAKYGGRHTVTMIPGDGIGPELMLHVKSVFRHACVPVDFEEVHVSSNADEEDIRNAIMAIRRNRVALKGNIETNHNLPPSHKSRNNILRTSLDLYANVIHCKSLPGVVTRHKDIDILIVRENTEGEYSSLEHESVAGVVESLKIITKAKSLRIAEYAFKLAQESGRKKVTAVHKANIMKLGDGLFLQCCREVAARYPQITFDSMIVDNTTMQLVSRPQQFDVMVMPNLYGNIVNNVCAGLVGGPGLVAGANYGHVYAVFETATRNTGKSIANKNIANPTATLLASCMMLDHLKLHSYATSIRKAVLASMDNENMHTPDIGGQGTTSQAIQDIIRHIRIINGRAVEA